In the genome of Arachis hypogaea cultivar Tifrunner chromosome 9, arahy.Tifrunner.gnm2.J5K5, whole genome shotgun sequence, the window TAACTTTATAAGAGTACAACACCATTAACACCAGTACATAAACTTTCCTAGCAGAAGCAAAATGTGGGTGgatcaaaatcacttaatttcatGTAAATTGGAAGAAGAAGACAAAGATCTACTTAAAAGAAAACCACATGTTGCCAAAACAAAATGCTAATCACTTGAGGAACCATCATCGTCACAATCTTCGTGATCGACGACAACTTTCTCTATAAACTTTCTCCGAACTCCTTCAATGACAGCTTCTCTTGATTGCTCATTTCTATTTTGACCATCGTTTAGTACAGGATCCGATTGGCACAGAATCAATGCAACACCTGATTTTTCATCATCAATGAATTCAATGccataagtaaaattataatttatatagaaGAATTTATATGATTTTACCAGCAAGGTAGCATAGACATTGTTCATATGGTTTTCCATTTATGCTAGGGATTTCACAAGGCATGAATgctaatagaataaaaaagaacaaaaacttCCTCGGATGGAGTACAATACTGTATTGGATATAGGAATGATATTGAAATggtagaaattaagaaaaataacagTATTAGTTAGTTGAAGGTAACATAATTTGTTAGTAGATTAAAGGATATTAATATATTGAGCATCAGCAGTGATCAAAAGTatgattagaaaaataataagaatagcAATCTTGTAAATACCTTCAGGAGTGCATCTTCGTCCAAAACTACGCATGCCAACATAGTTTCCTTTGACTGCTCCATTGTTGTATACCAATACGGTGGGCAGATTTCGATCCGGATAGTTGGGAATGCAGTCAGTTGATATTATCTTGACAAATTTTGTTGCAGGATATCTTGTAGCCAATTCTTCAATGCATTGCATCAAAACCCCACAttcagcaatgctgtcaaaaatAAAGTACAACGGATTTCAGCAATCAGCACAAGAAGCATAACAATAACATTAAATAAATTTGGATCACCCAAGTAATTTATAGATACTATATGGGGACGTGTGGTGTGCAGAAACATTTCCTGTAATTTGAACTTAGAAATGTCATGTAGCATACCCATCTTTGTAAAGGATAACAACCACCCAAACATCAGAGGGAGCTTGTGAAACTTCTCGAACGAAATCAGATCCTGAAATGGGAACCACAGATCCAAACCTCAAAACTTTAGCTGCTTCCTTCATCTCAGCCAATCTCTTCTTCCTATTAAAGCACAATGATTTATATCATAAGATATAGAATAAAAACAAGACCTAATCTACTTACACCTAATTCATCATTCATTCCCATGCCAAACTCCCAATCCAAATCTTAACGAACTAACCAGATATTAATATAAATAGCCTATTCCATATCTCCATCAAGGATATTGAACTCGAGTTTATGAAGTCCCTAAATTGAGTTTGCGAGTAATAATTCACAAATTCAATTTTATCTAAGCTTCATGACTTCAAATGAACTCTAGAGTTTGATATCCTTGTTCGACATTATTTGTTATGAACCTTAAATTCATCAAACTGAAGCAAAACAAACCATAATTACCGAACAAATTTCAATCAACAAAACACAAtctaccaacaacaacaacaaaactaCATTGATCAAATGACACCAACAGTACTATTTCATATATCATATCTACATTTATTCCATGTATAATtaaatctatttaaataaattcttatAAGTATTATCCTTTATCTAACCCATTCTTCTAACTTAAACCTTTACAGGCCTCCTCCGTGCCTATACCAGCTAAGGCAAATGACTATATCATCTTTTTCAATAATAAGCCTCTTTCTTTAATGAAATACAAATcaatgtatataaaaataaatgcaaTAATGCAAAACACCCAACCTGTACTCCTCAAGGAAGCGATCATCATCGAGATCATCTTCAAGGTCTTCAAGTTCATCCTCATTTTTGGAATCAAGCCAAGCCTTGTCTTTGGGAAGGGAATCAGGATCAGGGGCGGCGGCGAAGGGCGGAGGCTTGAAAGCCGGCGGTTTCTCAGGGAGATTGCCAAGCTTCCTCTGAATGTCATCCCATTGGGTTGATGCTCCTTCCACATCTTTGTACACAAAGTGATAATCCGTCATTGTTTTGtgatgttgttgttattattattattattattatctcccTAGAAACCTCTATGGCCTTGATGGTAGTTTGAATTACTAAAAGTTTCTTATATGGCTGAGATTCTGATTCACTCCTATGACTCTGCATCCAAAGTAACCGAAGAAGCAAAACTAATTGGTTAATATCCAAAAACAAGTTTTGAATTCAACAAGTGTATAACAACACACCCGTAAGAACAACCACACATCAAAATCTAAGGATAAGAATACCAACTAAATGTCCTTGATTTTGAAAGACAAGAAAAAGGAATCAAATGGAAATAGAGatcatcaattatcaattaaatagCAACGAATAAACAATGTAAAGATGAAAATGAATCAAATCCCCAAAAAGTATGGATTTTGAAAACAAATTCAGAAACCTaacattaaattatcaattaaatagCAAAATTATTCAGAAATCAAATAGAAATTTACCAAAACAGATCCTCGACGTTAGCGGGAGCGGAAATGGAACAAGTTTGCGGTGGATCTGCGGCAGCTGAGAGAAAAAGTGGAATTGCagagagaaaaagtgaaaaacttGATTATGTTGCAATGGGGGATTAGGGGGTTTCAGCTTTCAATAGGATATGttttaaggaaaagtataggtaccaacatattatccgTTAACTTCTGCcgactcttatttatatttgtgttttatGGAAATGTGTTTGTAGATGTGTttagtaattaatatattttaaatacatatataaagagacacatccagaaaatatatctataaagacacttcagttataaaaaagacatttttattagacacatctacgaacacactttggaaaagtatagggtaccaacatattatctgccaacttctgccaactcttatttatatttgtattttatggaagtgtgttcgtagatgtgtctaataattaatatattttaaatatatatatataaagagacacatccataaaatatatctataaagacacttctattaaacacagttataaaaaagacatttttattagacacatccacaaacacactcccatgaaacccaattataaataagagtgggcagaagttggcagatatgctgttggtaacgtagcggaaccgacacacttttataaaatacaattataaataagagttggtaaAAGTTGGCAGATAGGTTGTTGGTAACGTAGCAGAACCGCTGTTTTAATTTTTGGgttcattttctttttaaaatagatTGATGGCTAATATATTCTGAAgaaagtaaataattttttttatattat includes:
- the LOC112709714 gene encoding uncharacterized protein, which translates into the protein MTDYHFVYKDVEGASTQWDDIQRKLGNLPEKPPAFKPPPFAAAPDPDSLPKDKAWLDSKNEDELEDLEDDLDDDRFLEEYRKKRLAEMKEAAKVLRFGSVVPISGSDFVREVSQAPSDVWVVVILYKDGIAECGVLMQCIEELATRYPATKFVKIISTDCIPNYPDRNLPTVLVYNNGAVKGNYVGMRSFGRRCTPEGVALILCQSDPVLNDGQNRNEQSREAVIEGVRRKFIEKVVVDHEDCDDDGSSSD